Sequence from the Gloeocapsopsis dulcis genome:
GGAAATCCTGTACCAAAATTATTAATTCAAAATTGCTGGTTTGAAAATGCTTGGCATCGCAATCAACAAGATAGACAAGGGAAAAAAGTTCAGTACATCAAAACTGAATTTGATCTGCGAGATGATTCAACACAAGCTAAATTTCCTGGTGTGTGGTGGGGACACTACAAAGACGAATTACCACCTATACGGTGCGATTGCATTGTAGAACTTGATTACAACTCGTTTAAAAAACGTTACGAAATCCGTATTGTTGCACTGCGCACGGTAGAAAACGCTTTAGCTAAAACAACCTACACTGCCAATCTTGATTTACTAGACTGGCGTAATCTACCCATGAAAGTTGATGCCAATTTAGAAGAATCACTCATTATTCAAGATTGTCCTCGAAGTTGGGATAATTTACGTACTTGGTTTAAGCGATCGCTTGGCGAAAAAAAACAGCTAGTGTTAGCCTGGGAAAAACCACAATTTATCCTGCCCAATCAAATTTGGCTTTCGTTACTGGGAATTGCAAAATACATTAGTCGCACGGGACAAACTGTCTCGCGGTTTCAACTATGTCAAAAACTAGAAATTAGCGATCAAACCCTCAAACAAGGATTTCAAGTGCTTACGAGTATAGGTTTTACGATTAGTTCTGTTGACCGAGGTTTTCTCATCACTTGGCAACCACAAGCTAAAGTATCTGAAGGTGAATGTTTACAGATGATTGAGAAATTCTTAATAGCCGTGCAAGAAGAACAATTTCAACAACAATACTTCTCGACAGTTCCCTTATCCACTATCCAAGCAATTTTACATGGATCGAGTTTGTAGAAAAGGAGGAACCTAAAACTGGGGAAACTAAGAGAATTGTCTAGTAAATTCTATTCACTAGCCACTGATTCGCCCTAGTGCCTCTTGTCTAAATGACACTGTGAAAACTGGCACAAAATAATTGATACATCAATGAGTACTCTGAGTATGGTGGAGATAATATTTTTGAAAACTACAACGAAACTTTAACTGTTTTTAGTGTCATCACAGACCTCCCAAGTGTATAGTCAATAGCAACTAATACTCAGGGCAAAGATGTAATCTCTGAGTAATACTAAATCCTAAGCACAAAAATTACTTCATTAATTCCAATGCAGCAATACATTAAACGCTTCTCATTGTGCCATCTTGCTTTATTTAGCGGAGCGATCGCCACGACTTTAACGATGTCTCTATTGCCAGCTCGCTCAGTTCGTGCTTCATTTCAAGATAGTCCTAAAGCTTTGGTGGATGAAGTTTGGCAGCTTGTTAATCGCGAATATGTTGACGCTACATTTAATAAAGTCAATTGGCAAACAAGCCGACAAAATCTTTTAAGCAAAAACTATACTTCTAAAGAACAAGCTTATAACGCTGTTCGAGAAGAACTAGAAAAACTAGGAGATCCCTATACTCGCTTTCTCGATCCCAAACAGTTTGCCGCACTTACAGATCAAACTGCTGGAGAACTCTCTGGCGTTGGTATTCGGATGGAAGTCAACGAGCAAACTAAGCGTTTGACTGTGGTAGAAGCTATCGAAAATTCTCCTGCACTAAAAGCTGGCATCAAATCGGGAGATCAGATATTAGCTATTGATGGTAAACCAACACAAGACTTGGATGTTCAGCAAGCTTCCAGTATGATTCGTGGTAAGGCTGGAACGCCTGTGAGTTTGAGTATCGGACGTTCTGGACAAAACTTAAACATTAAACTCACGCGGGCTAGAATAGAAGTACCAACAGTCCGTTACTCTGTCAAGCAAGAAGGCAAAAATCGTGTTGGTTATATCAGCTTGCGAGAATTTAATGCCCACGCTGCAGAACAAATGCAACGAGCAATTTACGATCTCAACCGCCAACAAGTTGATAGCTACGTCTTAGATTTACGGGGCAATCCTGGTGGCTTATTGCAATCGAGTATTGAGATTGCGCGCATGTGGCTAGAAACAGGCGATATTGTTCGTACTGTAGATCGCCGAGGCAGAAGTGAAAAACTAGCAGCAAATCATACTGCATTGGTAAAGCAGCCTGTAGCTGTGATTGTTGATGGTAATTCTGCTAGTGCCAGCGAAATTTTAGCAGGAGCAATCAAAGACAACAATAGAGGAGTGGTTGTCGGTAGCCAAACATTTGGTAAAGCACTAGTGCAATCAGTTCATTCACTTTCTGATGGTTCTGGCTTAGCAATTACAATTGCTCATTACTACACGCCCAAGGGAACAGATATTAGTCATAAGGGCATCACACCTGATGTCAAAATAGACTTAACAGAAGCACAGATACGTCAGTTAGCAAGTAACCCAAAATTAATTGGTACTCAAAACGATCCGCAGTATCTTCGGGCGATCGCCGTACTAGGCACAAACTCCTTAGCTCAAACTACACCTAACCAAACGCTGAAACCATTGACTATTCGGTAAAGGGTGAGTGATTAGTGGCACTTTGGTTAGTTTTGAATTTTGAGTTTTGAGTTTTGAATTGAAGAAAATAACTCATAACTCAACACTCAGAACTCATAACTCTCTTAAGTCCAACATTCTTAACGAGTAACTCCTCTGCTCCCCATTTTCGCTACAGTGAGAAAATAGCTCAAGGAAAACGTAGATGTCCGCACAACTTTTGCTGGTAGATGATGAACCAGGCTTGCGAGAGGCTGTCAAAGATTATCTGCAAGAAAGTGGGTTCGCTGTTCAGGTAGCTAGTAACGCTCATCAGGGATGGGAATTATTACAGCAAAATACACCTGATTTAGTCATTTCTGATATTATGATGCCACAGGTAGATGGCTACCAATTCCTTAAGCAATTGCGCGACGATCCTCGCTTTCAAACTTTGCCAGTCGTGTTCCTTACGGCAAAAGGTATGACTACAGACCGTATCCAAGGCTATCAAGCTGGTGTTGATGCTTATTTACCCAAGCCATTTGACCCAGATGAGTTAGTCGCTATTATCGAAAATTTACTGGCACGTCGGGCAACAACCTCAAGTAGTGAATTGGGAGAAACGCCTGATATTGCTGATTTGGCAAATCAAATTGCTCAAATTA
This genomic interval carries:
- the ctpB gene encoding carboxyl-terminal processing protease CtpB translates to MQQYIKRFSLCHLALFSGAIATTLTMSLLPARSVRASFQDSPKALVDEVWQLVNREYVDATFNKVNWQTSRQNLLSKNYTSKEQAYNAVREELEKLGDPYTRFLDPKQFAALTDQTAGELSGVGIRMEVNEQTKRLTVVEAIENSPALKAGIKSGDQILAIDGKPTQDLDVQQASSMIRGKAGTPVSLSIGRSGQNLNIKLTRARIEVPTVRYSVKQEGKNRVGYISLREFNAHAAEQMQRAIYDLNRQQVDSYVLDLRGNPGGLLQSSIEIARMWLETGDIVRTVDRRGRSEKLAANHTALVKQPVAVIVDGNSASASEILAGAIKDNNRGVVVGSQTFGKALVQSVHSLSDGSGLAITIAHYYTPKGTDISHKGITPDVKIDLTEAQIRQLASNPKLIGTQNDPQYLRAIAVLGTNSLAQTTPNQTLKPLTIR
- a CDS encoding response regulator transcription factor; the protein is MSAQLLLVDDEPGLREAVKDYLQESGFAVQVASNAHQGWELLQQNTPDLVISDIMMPQVDGYQFLKQLRDDPRFQTLPVVFLTAKGMTTDRIQGYQAGVDAYLPKPFDPDELVAIIENLLARRATTSSSELGETPDIADLANQIAQIKALLTQRQGIAITPAPIKIDLTPREQSVLNLVTEGLMNKEIARRLQTSVRNVEKYVSRLFSKTGTNSRTELVRFALEHGLTK